The following coding sequences lie in one Halorarum halophilum genomic window:
- a CDS encoding DUF7385 family protein, which yields MDLDTDELLSSLTPREENQAIKSFQNTVAVACPACGEPFDDLVVCKQNPTSLDLTKQLDLCVGVDDGQAFIFTHGQ from the coding sequence ATGGACCTCGACACCGACGAACTCCTGTCGTCGCTGACGCCCCGCGAGGAGAACCAGGCGATCAAGTCGTTCCAGAACACCGTCGCCGTCGCCTGCCCGGCCTGCGGGGAGCCGTTCGACGACCTCGTCGTCTGCAAGCAGAACCCGACCAGCCTCGACCTCACGAAGCAGCTCGACCTCTGCGTCGGCGTCGACGACGGACAGGCGTTCATCTTCACCCACGGCCAGTAG